In the Scyliorhinus torazame isolate Kashiwa2021f chromosome 4, sScyTor2.1, whole genome shotgun sequence genome, one interval contains:
- the LOC140410852 gene encoding 4-galactosyl-N-acetylglucosaminide 3-alpha-L-fucosyltransferase 9-like, with amino-acid sequence MTSVSSVGICRTLLISLIILGCFLAMVLLYVKPSNSWIYAPLESATLKLGVKNPFVTSAEENETIVLIWFWPFGQLFELNSCASEFNIHKCHLTADRNLYDKSDAVLFHHRDMSGDLSNLPKQPRPTFQKWVWMNLESPTHSPKKTGLDHFFNLTLTYRQGSDIVVPYGSLIINKVPLDFKLPKKSNLVCWVVSHWNTNHARVKFYNEFRNYININTYGQAFGERLSDNNLMPTISSCKFYLSFENSVHEDYITEKLYNALLAGTVPVVLGTSRKNYENYIPADSFIHVDDFHSAEELAGYLHKLDGNEDLYMTYFKWRKHYSVRSVRFWDEHACSVCENIKRYQKYRSCSNLEKWFWG; translated from the coding sequence ATGACATCTGTGTCCAGTGTAGGGATTTGCCGCACCCTGTTAATTTCCCTAATCATTTTGGGCTGTTTTTTAGCCATGGTGTTGCTGTATGTCAAACCGTCTAACAGCTGGATTTATGCTCCATTAGAATCTGCCACATTAAAACTAGGTGTGAAAAACCCCTTTGTGACAAGTGCTGAAGAGAATGAAACTATTGTGCTCATTTGGTTTTGGCCTTTTGGTCAGCTATTTGAACTCAATTCTTGTGCATCTGAGTTTAACATCCATAAATGCCACTTAACTGCGGATAGAAACCTCTATGACAAATCCGATGCTGTCCTTTTCCATCACCGAGACATGAGTGGAGACTTGTCCAATCTGCCCAAACAGCCTCGGCCAACATTTCAGAAATGGGTTTGGATGAACCTGGAGTCACCTACCCACTCTCCAAAAAAAACTGGACTCGACCATTTCTTCAACCTGACCTTGACTTATCGACAAGGTTCAGATATCGTAGTGCCTTATGGGTCTCTGATAATAAACAAAGTTCCATTAGATTTTAAACTGCCTAAGAAAAGCAATCTGGTGTGTTGGGTTGTAAGCCATTGGAACACTAATCATGCCAGAGTGAAGTTCTACAATGAATTCCGCAACTATATTAATATCAACACTTACGGTCAAGCCTTTGGGGAACGCCTAAGCGATAACAACTTGATGCCTACCATATCTAGTTGTAAGTTCTACCTTTCCTTTGAGAATTCAGTACATGAAGATTACATAACTGAAAAGCTCTACAATGCTTTGCTTGCTGGTACCGTGCCTGTGGTCCTGGGGACATCCAGAAAAAACTATGAAAATTACATTCCAGCCGATTCTTTCATTCATGTGGATGATTTCCACTCAGCTGAAGAGCTTGCGGGTTACCTGCACAAACTGGACGGGAATGAAGATTTGTACATGACCTACTTCAAATGGAGGAAACACTACTCAGTACGGTCAGTTCGTTTCTGGGATGAACACGCATGTAGCGTGTGTGAGAACATAAAACGGTATCAAAAATATAGATCATGTTCCAATttggagaaatggttttggggctGA